The Stomatobaculum sp. F0698 genomic sequence AAAACGCGTGGCGTGGAGTAAAATAAACTTAAAGTGTGCGCAAACGGAGGAGGAGGGAAGAGCGTGAGTCGCAGCAAGAAAAAAGCGGGGTCTGCGAAGAAAAGAAAAGTAAGACCCATCCTGTTCGTCTATTTGTTCTCACTGCTTTTGGTCGGAATTTTGGTGGGGCAGCGCTGCCAACAGAATGCGCGGCGTGCCGAGCAATTGGAAAAGCAGACGCGCGAACTGGAGGAGAAATACCGGTTTGAGCTCGCGCGGAACGACAAGCTCACCAAGTACAGTGCTTACGTCGAGACCAAAGAATACATCGAGGAAAAGGCGAGAGAAAAGTGGGGACTCGTGAGTCCCGACATCATCCTCTTAAAACCGGAACAGTAAAACAAGCATTGAGGATCTGCGGTTTGCGCCGAGGTCCTCACTGTACATTTGAGGAGAAAGAGGCGTGCGGGATAAGCTTTTGCGGGCGCTCGGAGAGAGCGGTACGGTGCGGCGGGGCGACGCGCTCTTGCTTGCGGTGAGCGGCGGGGCGGATTCGACGGCGCTTCTGCTCGCGCTGCATGCGCTGCGGGAAGAACTGGCCCTAAGCCTGCGCGTGCTCCATGTCCACCACGGTCTGCGGGGCGAGGCGGCAGAGCGGGACGCGGACTTTGTGCGGGCGCTCGCCGCCCGATACGAACTGCCCTTTGAACTGGTGCGCGTCGATGTACGGCGGGCGGCGCGGGAGGAGAGGCAATCACTCGAGGAGGCCGGGAGAGAGCTCCGCTACCGCGCTCTCTTTGCGGCGGCCGAGCGCTGGGAAAAAGAGTGCGGCGGCAGGGTGAAGATTGCGACCGCGCACACCGAGGACGATGTGGCGGAGACCGTGCTCTTACAGCTTGCCCGTGGGAGCGGCCTAAAGGGGGCCGCGGGCATCCCCGCAATCCGGGGAAGACTGGTGCGCCCGCTGCTCGAGGTTTCGCGCGCGGAAGTCGAGGCCTATCTCGGACGGCGGGGGCAAAACTTCGTCGAAGACGAGAGCAATGCGACGGATTCCTTTGCGAGGAACCGTCTCCGGCGGGACATACTGCCGCGTTTTCGGACGGACATCAATTCGGAGGCCGTGCGGCACTTTGCCCGAGCCGGACGCTATTTTCGCGAGGCGGATGAGTACTTCGAGACGCTCGCCGGCGAAAAGGCGCAGGTCCTCGTGCAGAGAGAGGGGAGCAGCGTGCGGATTGCACGGCAAGCCCTGCTTTCGGAACCGGATATTGTCAGCAGCTATTTGCTCCGGCATTTATTGGATGCGGTCGGCTGTGCGCGGAAAGATATTTCCGCGCGGCATTTGGAAGCACTTCGGGCGCTCGCCGCGAAGGAACACGGAAAACGCATTGCGCTTCCGCAGGGCTTTCTCGCGGAGCGCTGCGGGGAGGCACTGGTACTGCGAAGGGCGGAGGAACACGGGAAATGCGAGTCGCAAGAAAAGCCCCTGCCCGGTCCGGAAGCCATTACAGCGCGCAGCTTTCCGCGCACCGCGGGGGCAGAGCCTCCGAAAGACCCGTATGTACAGTGGTTTGACAGCGACAAGCTGCCGAAACATTGGGAAATCAGAACGCGAAGAAGCGGCGATAAAATTGCGATGCAGGGCGGCGGGCACAAGAGTCTCCGCGCCCTCATGACAGAGGCAAAAATGCCGCTCGATTCGCGGGACCGCTTGCCGCTCTTGGTGAGCGAGACAGGAGAGCTGATTTGGGCCGTAGGGCTTCGGAGCAGCGCGGCCTATTGGGTGGATGAGACAACAACCGACATATTGGAATTGCGATACGAGGGAGAAAAAGTATGAGAGAGCATGTAAAGATTATGTTTCGAGAGGAAGAGGTCAACCAAAGAATTCAGGAGGTTGCCGATCAGATTAACCGCGATTACGGCGACACGCCGCTGCATCTCATCTGCATTCTGAAGGGCGGCGCGATGTTCATGTGTGAGCTCGCAAAGCGCCTCACCATGCCTGTCTCCTTTGACTTCATGTCGGTCTCGAGCTACAGCGGCACCGAGTCGAGCGGTATTGTGCGCATTGTGAAAGATCTCGACGAGTCGCTCGAAAATAAGCATGTGCTGATTGTCGAGGACATCATCGATACGGGACGCACCCTGGCGTATCTCATCGAAGTGTTGGAGAAGAGAGGGCCGAAGGACATTCATCTCTGCACCCTCCTCGATAAGCCGGAGCGCCGCGTAAAAAAGCAGGTTACGGTGGACTATGTCTGTTTTACGATTCCGGACCGCTTTGTGGTGGGCTACGGTCTCGACTACGATCAGAAATACCGGAATTACCCCTATATCGGCGTGGTCGAGTTTGAAGAGGAGCACCCTTGAACTTAAAGGGAGGACGCTTCCTTCGACTCTTCAGTTTCGTGCTGCTCGGTCTCTCCCTGCTTTGGCTGGCCGGAGGCTTAGGCAGCGATCTTTTGGAGGCAAGACTCAGCCACAGCGAGTTTGAGGCGGTATTGGCGGGCGGTGCGGTACAGGAAATTTCCATACGGCAGAATCGCCTGACGCCGACCGGCGAGGCGAGGATTGTATACAAGGGAGAGGAGAAGCGCTTTTCGAGAGAGCGCTACTTTGTCTCGGATGTTAACCGCTTACAGTCGGAACTGGAAGAAAGAGGCATTGATTTTCGCCTGGAGAATCCGCCGGTCGGCGGGGACTTCCTGGGTTACGGGCTTTTGCTCCTTCTCACCGCCGGCGCGGTATTCTACACCTTCTATCGCCGCGGTCTTCCGGGCGGGGGCGGCGCCGTGCAAATCGGACGGGCAAGAGCAAGAAGAGAGAACCGGACGGGGGAGAACTTCGGGACCGTCGCCGGGCTCAGCGAGGAGAAGGAGGAACTGGCGCAGCTGGTCGACTTTCTCCGCGCGCCGGAGAAGTACACGGAACTTGGTGCAAGGATACCGAAGGGCGTATTGCTCGTGGGCCCGCCCGGTACCGGTAAGACCCTGCTCGGCAGAGCAATTGCCGGAGAGGCCGGCGTCCCATTCTTCTCGGTGGCGGGTTCCGATTTTGTGGAGCTCTTCGTGGGTGTCGGCGCTTCCAGAGTGCGTGAGCTCTTTGAAGAAGCCAAGAGCAGCGCGCCCTGTGTCGTGTTTATCGACGAGATTGATGCGGTCGCGAGACGGCGCGGCGCGGGGCTCGGCGGCGGAAACGATGAGCGGGAACAGACCCTGAACCAGCTCTTGGTCGAGATGGACGGTTTCACCCCGAATGAAGGAGTCATTGTTCTCGCGGCGACCAATCGGCCGGACGTTTTGGATCCGGCGATTTTGCGCCCGGGGCGCTTTGACCGGAAACTCACGATCAGTAGGCCGGACCTCTGTGGCAGAGAGGAAATTTTAAGGCTGCACGCAGCCAACAAGAAGTTCTCGGAGGAAGTGGATTTTTCGGAACTCGCGCGCATGACCGCAGGCTTTACCGGGGCGGATCTTGAGAATCTCCTGAACGAGGCGGCCATCTTCGTGGCGGCCGAGCGCAGGGCGTTTGTCACGGCGGCGGATTTGCGGCGTGCCTTCCTTCGCGTCACGGTCGGTACCGAGAAGCGAAGCCGTGTGATCTCGGAGGAGGAAAAACGCATCACCGCCTATCATGAGGCGGGACATGCACTGCTCATGAAACTGATTCCGGGACAGGGACCGGTGCACACGGTCTCAATTATTCCGACCGGCATCGGCGCGGCGGGCTACACCCTGTCGCTTCCGAACGGGGAGCAACTGTTCGAGACCAGGTCTCATATGCTCGGACAGATCAAAGTGGCACTCGGCGGCCGTATCGCCGAGGAACTGGTTTTCGGCGAGCCGACCACGGGGGCGGCTCAGGATATCAAGGAGGCGACCGCGCTCGCAAGAGCGATGGTTGAAACCTACGGTATGAGCGCTGAAGTGGGAACGGTCCACTGCGGCGGCGCGGAGGACGAAGTATTTCTCGGCAGAGACTTCGTCCACACCAAACCCTACAGTGAGGCGACGGCAAGTCTCATTGACAGCGAAGTAAAACGCATCACAGACGAGTGTTACCGCGAGGCAAAAGACATCATGGTATTGCATCGGGACAACTTGGAAACATGCGCCGCGCTACTGCTCGAAAAAGAAAAAATTAACAGGGAGGAATTTGAAGCCCTGTTTGAAGGGAAGTCGGAAGAGAGCAATGGAGAGTAACGCATTTTTCAGCGACACCAGTGAGCGTTTTGTCACGGAGTGGCAGACCGAAGGGCGAACGAAGATACGTGTGCGCTTTCGCGGCGCTTTAAACGACAAGCTTCGTGTGAGCTTGATTCTGCAGGAGAAGAAAGAGAAAACAGAACTCCTGCCGGTCAGCGGCGGAAGACGCTTCCGCTACTATGCCTGTACCTTTTCGGCGGAGGAGGCAGTCTCCTGGCTGTTTTTGATTGAAGACCGGGAGAGCGGTGAGCGCCTCTTTTACGACAGGCGCGGCGCAAGCACGTTCGCGCGGCCCGAGCTCGCGTTTCAGCATATTCCGGGTTTTCGGACACCGGAGTGGGCCAAGGGCGCGATTATGTACCAGATTTTTGTGGATCGCTTCCGGAACGGCGGTGCGGAAAACGACGTGGATACGGATGAGTACATCTACATCGGCCTGCCGGTGCAGCACATCGAAAATTGGGATGAGAAGCCCTCTCCCTTCGATGTCGGTTATTTTTACGGCGGCGACTTGAACGGGGTGCGGGAAAAGTTTGCCTATTTGAAAGATCTCGGCGTCGAGGTCATCTACTTTAATCCGCTCTTTGTCTCGCCCTCGAATCACAAGTACGACACCCAGGATTATGAGCACATCGACCCGCACCTCACCGTTATTGCGGAGGACGGCGGCGAGGTGCTCGCGTCGGATGCCACGGACAACCTGAATGCGACGCGCTATCAAAAGCGGAGCGCGGACCCGAAGAATCTCGCGGCTTCCGACCGCTTCTTTGCGGCCTTCACGGAGGAAGCGCATCGCTTTGGTTTCCGCATCCTCCTGGATGGCGTCTTTAACCACTGCGGCTCCTTTCACAAATGGCTGGACCGGGAGAAAATCTATGCGGAGCAGGGAAGTTATGCGCCGGGCGCTTATCTTGAGAGAGAGAGCCCCTATCACGACTACTTTGTGTTTATGGATGATCGAAAAGAGGCCTGGCCGGATAACCGCAGTTACGACGGCTGGTGGGACAATGATACCCTCCCGAAGCTAAATTACGAGGCGAGCGAGGAACTCGCGGAGCGCATACTTCGCGTCGGCGAAAAGTGGCTGAGCCCGCCCTACCGTGCGGACGGCTGGCGCCTCGATGTCGCGGCCGATCTCGGACACACGCAGGACTATAACCACAGCTTCTGGAAGCGCTTCCGCGCGCGTATCAAGGCGGTGCGGCGGGATGCCCTCATTTTAGCGGAGCACTACGGCAATCCCTCCTCCTGGTTAAACGGCAGGGAGTGGGATTCGGTGATGAACTACGACGGCTTTATGGAGCCGGTCAGCTGGTTCCTAACCGGCATGGAGAAGCATTCGGACGGCAAGGACCCAAGCCTTCGCGGCGACGGCGCGCGTTTCTGGGACATGATGAGTCTCGCAATCGCAAAACTCCCGGAGCCCTCTCTCCACACGGCCATGAACCAGCTCTCGAACCACGACCACTCGCGCTTTCTGACGCGCACCAACGGCGTGGTCGGAAGACTGGCGGAGCTCGGCTCCGCGGCGGCGGAGAACGGCGTGCAGCTCTCGGTCATGCGGCAGGCCGCCCTCATGCTCTTTACCTGGCCGGGCGCGCCCACCATGTACTACGGGGATGAGGTCGGCGTCTGCGGCTTCACCGATCCCGACAGCCGCAGAAGCTACCCCTGGGGACACGAAAACCTGGAGCTCCTCGAATACCACCGCTACCTCAGCAAGCTGCACCGCAATTCGCAGGCACTTCGGCGGGGCTCGCTCGTGCCGCTCTTAATGGAGCGGGATTTGGTCTGTTACGGCAGGGTCTACGGGCGGGAACAGGTTCTGATCTTTGTCTATACCGGACAGGAGGACAAACTGCTGCGTCTTCCCTACTGGAAACTCGGCGATAAACTTCCGCAGTCCGTGAAGCGTGTCATGCTGACCTACGAGGCCGGATACAACGTGGGGGAGGTCAAGTATGCGCCGGAGGACGGCATGATTCTGGTCTATGTCACGAAGAATTCCGCCGGTATCTACCTCGGAAGCGTGAAGGAATAAAAAAAGACTTTACGGGAGAGAAGCCCTGTGCTATACTCTAACTGTCCGAAATTCGGACAGATGCGATAGTGGCGTAGTTGGTAACGCGCGACCTTGCCAAGGTCGAGACCGCGGGTTCGAGTCCCGTCTATCGCTCTCGCTTCTCCCCGCAACCTGCCGTCGCTCCCTTGACGACGGGTTGCGGGGATTTTTTGTAGAAGCGGTACCGGCGGAGGAGGGAAACTTGGGAAAAGAAGAACCGAAATTACCGGAGTGGCCGAAACTGCCGGGTGAGGAAGAGACGGAGAAGCGGAGTGCGGCGCGGGATCGCAGATTTCGACAGCAGCTTCCGCCGCTGTTCGGTCTCGCGGTGCTCTGTGTCAGTGCCCGGATTGCGAACGATATCCAAGCGTTCTGGCCGCGGGCTGTCATAGCGGCGCTGGATTTGGCACTGATTTATTGGCTGGTGACAAGGCGAAAGGAGAAACCATCATGAGAGTAAAGCAAATGCAGGCTATGGTTGCGGCAACGTTGCTCTTTGGCGGCGTCCTGCTGGGAACACATACGACATATGCGGCCTTGGGCAAGGTTGTGGATATTGCGGAGGTCAAAGAGAGCGAGGCGGATCGCACGAGCTATCGCGGCAGAGTCGAAAAGCCGATTGATGAGGTTTATGCGCCGCGCGAGGCAAAAACCGATAAGAATGAGATAAAGGCGGAGGCAAAGCCGCAGGAGAGCACGGCGACAAGCGGGCAGGGAAGCGCGGCAAAGTCTGCTTCGGAGAGCACGGTGGCCGCGTTTAAGCCGGAGAACACCGACAGCGGTAAGACCGGACAGGCGACCCTCGCGCCCTCCAAGCCGAAGGAGAGTGCAGCGGCTTCGACGAGTGCGGCAAGTACCGCGACCGCGGCGACCGAAACCGTCGCGGCAAACGGAGAGAAGCGCATCGACACTTCGCTCCTCAGCTATGACGTATCGCGCTTTACGCTGCCCG encodes the following:
- the hpt gene encoding hypoxanthine phosphoribosyltransferase is translated as MREHVKIMFREEEVNQRIQEVADQINRDYGDTPLHLICILKGGAMFMCELAKRLTMPVSFDFMSVSSYSGTESSGIVRIVKDLDESLENKHVLIVEDIIDTGRTLAYLIEVLEKRGPKDIHLCTLLDKPERRVKKQVTVDYVCFTIPDRFVVGYGLDYDQKYRNYPYIGVVEFEEEHP
- a CDS encoding glycoside hydrolase family 13 protein gives rise to the protein MESNAFFSDTSERFVTEWQTEGRTKIRVRFRGALNDKLRVSLILQEKKEKTELLPVSGGRRFRYYACTFSAEEAVSWLFLIEDRESGERLFYDRRGASTFARPELAFQHIPGFRTPEWAKGAIMYQIFVDRFRNGGAENDVDTDEYIYIGLPVQHIENWDEKPSPFDVGYFYGGDLNGVREKFAYLKDLGVEVIYFNPLFVSPSNHKYDTQDYEHIDPHLTVIAEDGGEVLASDATDNLNATRYQKRSADPKNLAASDRFFAAFTEEAHRFGFRILLDGVFNHCGSFHKWLDREKIYAEQGSYAPGAYLERESPYHDYFVFMDDRKEAWPDNRSYDGWWDNDTLPKLNYEASEELAERILRVGEKWLSPPYRADGWRLDVAADLGHTQDYNHSFWKRFRARIKAVRRDALILAEHYGNPSSWLNGREWDSVMNYDGFMEPVSWFLTGMEKHSDGKDPSLRGDGARFWDMMSLAIAKLPEPSLHTAMNQLSNHDHSRFLTRTNGVVGRLAELGSAAAENGVQLSVMRQAALMLFTWPGAPTMYYGDEVGVCGFTDPDSRRSYPWGHENLELLEYHRYLSKLHRNSQALRRGSLVPLLMERDLVCYGRVYGREQVLIFVYTGQEDKLLRLPYWKLGDKLPQSVKRVMLTYEAGYNVGEVKYAPEDGMILVYVTKNSAGIYLGSVKE
- a CDS encoding septum formation initiator, with product MSRSKKKAGSAKKRKVRPILFVYLFSLLLVGILVGQRCQQNARRAEQLEKQTRELEEKYRFELARNDKLTKYSAYVETKEYIEEKAREKWGLVSPDIILLKPEQ
- the tilS gene encoding tRNA lysidine(34) synthetase TilS: MRDKLLRALGESGTVRRGDALLLAVSGGADSTALLLALHALREELALSLRVLHVHHGLRGEAAERDADFVRALAARYELPFELVRVDVRRAAREERQSLEEAGRELRYRALFAAAERWEKECGGRVKIATAHTEDDVAETVLLQLARGSGLKGAAGIPAIRGRLVRPLLEVSRAEVEAYLGRRGQNFVEDESNATDSFARNRLRRDILPRFRTDINSEAVRHFARAGRYFREADEYFETLAGEKAQVLVQREGSSVRIARQALLSEPDIVSSYLLRHLLDAVGCARKDISARHLEALRALAAKEHGKRIALPQGFLAERCGEALVLRRAEEHGKCESQEKPLPGPEAITARSFPRTAGAEPPKDPYVQWFDSDKLPKHWEIRTRRSGDKIAMQGGGHKSLRALMTEAKMPLDSRDRLPLLVSETGELIWAVGLRSSAAYWVDETTTDILELRYEGEKV
- the ftsH gene encoding ATP-dependent zinc metalloprotease FtsH; the protein is MNLKGGRFLRLFSFVLLGLSLLWLAGGLGSDLLEARLSHSEFEAVLAGGAVQEISIRQNRLTPTGEARIVYKGEEKRFSRERYFVSDVNRLQSELEERGIDFRLENPPVGGDFLGYGLLLLLTAGAVFYTFYRRGLPGGGGAVQIGRARARRENRTGENFGTVAGLSEEKEELAQLVDFLRAPEKYTELGARIPKGVLLVGPPGTGKTLLGRAIAGEAGVPFFSVAGSDFVELFVGVGASRVRELFEEAKSSAPCVVFIDEIDAVARRRGAGLGGGNDEREQTLNQLLVEMDGFTPNEGVIVLAATNRPDVLDPAILRPGRFDRKLTISRPDLCGREEILRLHAANKKFSEEVDFSELARMTAGFTGADLENLLNEAAIFVAAERRAFVTAADLRRAFLRVTVGTEKRSRVISEEEKRITAYHEAGHALLMKLIPGQGPVHTVSIIPTGIGAAGYTLSLPNGEQLFETRSHMLGQIKVALGGRIAEELVFGEPTTGAAQDIKEATALARAMVETYGMSAEVGTVHCGGAEDEVFLGRDFVHTKPYSEATASLIDSEVKRITDECYREAKDIMVLHRDNLETCAALLLEKEKINREEFEALFEGKSEESNGE